The stretch of DNA TCGAGGCGCGTTTCGCGTTCCCAAGGAACCGTCTGCGACACCTGAGATTCAAGCTGCTTGCTGATGGCGGCAAGCGCCGAGCGGAGGGCCTTGCGCTTCGCGGCGACATTCTCGGTACGGTTCTTCGCACGCGCCTGCTTGCTGCGTTCTTCCTGCAACTGGCCCGCAACCGCATGGATTTTCATATTCAGGCTGTCGATTTCGGCACGACGGCGGTCCTTATCGGCCTTGTAGCGCTGCTGGAGCGTCTTGTAGCGGGAATCGTCCGCCTTGAGCATCGAATCCGTAGCGACAATCTGCCGGTTCAGTTTCTGAATCTCGGAATTCAGTTTTTCCTTTTCGAGCTTGAGATCCTGAATTTCGGAAGTGCGGTCGGCAAAGGCCAATCCCGACATCACAAAGACCAGAAGCATGATGGGTAATAAATTCAATCTTTTCATAAATATCCGCAATGGTTTGATTTCAAAACTACATTATTAAAACACCCGAACCCACAAAAAATGTCACCGTCCCGACGCAAAAAGAAGAGATTCGTAACTTATTCGCATTCCATACGACCTTTGCGTTCCTTGCACCAGTTGTTGCAAATCGGGAAACGGTAAGCATCGCACAGGCTTTCCACCTGATCATGGATAATGCTCGATTTCTGTTCTTCGAGGTAGTAA from Fibrobacter sp. encodes:
- a CDS encoding DUF3450 family protein, with the translated sequence MLLVFVMSGLAFADRTSEIQDLKLEKEKLNSEIQKLNRQIVATDSMLKADDSRYKTLQQRYKADKDRRRAEIDSLNMKIHAVAGQLQEERSKQARAKNRTENVAAKRKALRSALAAISKQLESQVSQTVPWERETRLDRVKSLTRDIESGNASEEEAFSRLKSLIAEETKFGDEVAIINSPLTRKNGELINASILRIGNQWMVYSDDNGSVYGYLVRRIENGNVVYEWNEDLNLEERSAVKLAIDVKQAKKPPQVVKLPVSISVVGGEK